The Anolis sagrei isolate rAnoSag1 chromosome 10, rAnoSag1.mat, whole genome shotgun sequence genome has a window encoding:
- the CLDN2 gene encoding claudin-2 — translation MASVGLQLVGYSLSLLGLLGTVIATLLPGWRTSAYIGSSIVTAVGFSKGLWMECASYSTGITQCDIYSSLLNLPSDLQAAQALMSTSIAVSLLAALLCVAGLRCTIFAQGSPSKDRVAVAGGVAFVLGGLLSFIPVAWNIHVVLRDFYNPVVPDSMKFELGEALYLGAFSSLVSLIGGLILCASCPARDHRSPAVRYSPYRAQTIPTRSPPPATTGATPISKTKSEFNAYNLTGYV, via the coding sequence ATGGCCTCAGTGGGCCTGCAGCTGGTGGGCTATAGCCTGAGCCTGCTGGGCTTGCTGGGCACAGTCATTGCCACGCTCCTCCCCGGCTGGCGGACCAGTGCCTACATCGGCTCCAGCATCGTGACGGCGGTGGGCTTCTCCAAGGGCCTCTGGATGGAGTGTGCCTCCTACAGCACCGGCATCACCCAGTGCGACATCTACAGCTCCCTACTCAACCTTCCCTCTGACCTCCAGGCTGCCCAGGCCTTGATGTCCACCTCCATCGCAGTCTCCCTGCTGGCTGCCCTCCTCTGTGTGGCTGGTCTGCGCTGCACCATCTTCGCCCAGGGCTCTCCGTCCAAGGACCGAGTGGCTGTGGCCGGAGGGGTGGCTTTTGTGCTGGGGGGGCTCCTGTCCTTCATCCCCGTGGCCTGGAACATCCACGTGGTGCTCAGGGACTTCTATAACCCTGTGGTGCCTGACAGCATGAAGTTTGAGCTGGGCGAGGCCCTCTACCTGGGTGCCTTCTCCTCCCTGGTCTCCCTCATTGGGGGGCTCATCCTCTGTGCGTCCTGTCCAGCTAGGGACCACCGGTCACCCGCTGTCCGCTACAGCCCCTACCGTGCCCAGACGATACCCACGCGGAGCCCCCCACCCGCCACAACAGGGGCAACTCCTATCTCAAAGACTAAGAGTGAGTTCAATGCCTACAACCTCACTGGATATGTGTAA